The following coding sequences lie in one Eubacterium ventriosum genomic window:
- the aspS gene encoding aspartate--tRNA ligase, which translates to MNTNTNNIYRDVTMDNISEKNVGETVRIAGWIENIRDHGGVSFIDLRDMYGVMQVVMRDTSLLEGLNKEDCISVEGPIEHRDEETYNPKIPTGTIELEAKSVDILGKVYKQLPFEIMTSKETREDVRLKYRYLDLRNAKVKDNMIFRSKVISYLREKMVEMGFLEIQTPILCASSPEGARDYIVPSRKFKGKFYALPQAPQQYKQLLMVSGFDKYFQIAPCFRDEDARADRSPGEFYQLDFEMSFATQEDVFRVGEKVLADTFNKFAPEGYEVTQAPFPIISYKQAMLEFGSDKPDLRNPLRIIDLTDFFQRCTFKPFHGKTVRAIKVHADMSKGFHEKLLKFAQSIGMGGLGYLEVMEDKSYKGPIDKFIPDDMKEEIRETAGLEVGDTIFFIADNEKNAALYAGQIRTALGERLDLIEKNSFKFCYINDFPMYEYDKETKKMEFTHNPFSMPQGGLEALETMDPEEILAYQYDIVCNGVELSSGAVRNHDMKIMVKAFEIAGYTEEDLKEKFGALYNAFQFGAPPHAGMAPGVDRMIMLLRDEENIREVIPFPMNGNAQDLMCGAPGEVTEQQLREVHIKVRQ; encoded by the coding sequence ATGAACACGAACACAAATAACATTTATCGTGACGTAACAATGGACAACATTTCAGAAAAGAATGTTGGCGAAACAGTAAGAATTGCCGGTTGGATTGAGAATATCAGAGACCACGGTGGAGTTTCTTTTATTGACCTTAGAGATATGTATGGAGTTATGCAAGTTGTAATGCGTGACACTTCTCTTCTTGAAGGATTAAACAAGGAAGATTGTATTTCAGTAGAGGGACCAATTGAACACAGAGACGAAGAAACATACAATCCAAAGATTCCAACAGGAACAATTGAATTAGAAGCAAAAAGCGTAGATATTTTAGGAAAAGTATATAAACAGTTACCTTTTGAAATTATGACTTCAAAGGAAACACGTGAAGATGTAAGACTTAAATATCGTTATTTAGATCTTAGAAATGCAAAGGTTAAAGACAATATGATTTTTCGTTCAAAGGTTATTTCATATTTAAGAGAAAAAATGGTAGAAATGGGATTCTTAGAAATCCAGACACCTATCCTTTGTGCATCATCACCTGAAGGAGCTAGAGATTATATCGTTCCTTCAAGAAAGTTTAAAGGAAAGTTTTATGCATTACCACAGGCACCACAGCAGTATAAGCAGTTATTAATGGTGTCAGGTTTTGATAAGTATTTCCAGATTGCACCATGTTTTAGAGATGAAGATGCAAGAGCAGACCGTTCACCTGGAGAATTCTACCAGTTAGACTTTGAAATGAGTTTTGCAACTCAGGAAGATGTTTTTAGAGTAGGTGAAAAAGTTTTAGCGGACACATTTAATAAGTTTGCACCTGAAGGATATGAAGTTACTCAGGCTCCATTCCCTATTATCAGTTATAAACAGGCTATGCTCGAATTTGGTTCAGATAAGCCTGACCTTAGAAACCCATTAAGAATCATTGACCTTACAGACTTTTTCCAGAGATGTACATTTAAGCCATTCCACGGAAAGACAGTAAGAGCTATTAAGGTTCACGCAGATATGTCTAAGGGATTCCACGAGAAATTACTTAAGTTTGCACAGAGTATTGGCATGGGTGGACTTGGTTACTTAGAAGTAATGGAAGACAAATCATACAAGGGACCAATCGATAAGTTTATTCCTGATGACATGAAGGAAGAAATCAGAGAAACAGCTGGTCTTGAAGTTGGAGACACAATCTTCTTTATTGCTGACAATGAAAAGAATGCTGCTTTATATGCAGGTCAGATTCGTACAGCATTAGGCGAAAGACTCGACCTTATTGAAAAGAACTCATTTAAGTTCTGTTATATCAATGATTTCCCAATGTATGAATATGACAAGGAAACAAAGAAGATGGAATTTACTCATAACCCATTCTCAATGCCACAGGGTGGACTGGAAGCTCTTGAAACAATGGATCCTGAAGAAATTCTTGCATACCAGTACGATATTGTATGTAATGGTGTAGAACTTTCATCAGGTGCTGTTAGAAACCATGATATGAAGATTATGGTTAAGGCATTTGAAATTGCAGGCTATACAGAAGAAGACTTAAAGGAAAAATTCGGAGCTTTATACAATGCATTCCAGTTTGGTGCACCACCACACGCAGGAATGGCACCTGGTGTTGACCGTATGATTATGCTTCTTCGTGATGAAGAAAACATTCGTGAAGTTATTCCATTCCCAATGAATGGTAATGCACAGGATCTTATGTGTGGAGCACCTGGAGAAGTAACCGAACAGCAGTTAAGAGAAGTTCACATTAAAGTAAGACAGTAG
- the feoB gene encoding ferrous iron transport protein B, producing the protein MRLSDLKQGQTGIIRQVGGGGQLRQHFLDMGLIQGTEITYIKAAPMGDPIEYRIWGYELTLRKDDGAKIEVELVEKREGKKETGEHKSSNFTNHPHIGESGIYHVKQRGETIEKGQLITFGLAGNQNCGKTTLFNQLTGSNQHVGNFPGVTVDRKDGQIRGQENTMVVDLPGIYSMSPYTSEEIVSREYFLNERPRGIINIVDATNIERNMYLTMQLIELDIPMVLALNMMDEVTANGGTIDVNKLEATLGIPVIPISAAKNEGVDELIEHAMHVAVHRERPGRMDFCDADGEDHGAVHRCIHSIMHLIDDHAHSNLVPIRFAASKIIEGDTDIIDRLKLEQNEKEMIEHIIVQMENESGMDRLSALAKMRFTFIDKVCKSTVVKPRESKEHLRSQKIDKILTGKYTAIPAFAVIMALIFWLTFGVIGNRLQALMDMGISYLSDLCSSAMVGANVNEVLQSLVINGIFVGVGSVLSFLPIIVVLFFFLSLLEDSGYMARIAFVMDKLLRKIGLSGRSFVPMIIGFGCSVPAIMATRTLPSERDRKMTIMLTPFMSCSAKIPIYAFFTAAFFPQNGTMVMIGLYFTGIIVAILYALVLDKTKFKGEPVPFVMELPNYRMPGAKSVLRLIWDKAKDFITRAFTVIFIASLIIWFLQTFSITFNIVSDSKDSILALIGGVIAPIFAPLGFGDWRASTALITGFTAKESVVSTMTVLLGGSPVATMFNTHNAIVFLVFTLLYTPCVAAITSVKRELGGKWAIGVVALQCGMAWIIAFLVNLILIVAGV; encoded by the coding sequence ATGAGACTTTCAGATTTGAAACAGGGACAGACGGGAATAATACGTCAGGTAGGTGGAGGCGGTCAATTACGTCAACATTTCCTTGATATGGGATTAATACAGGGAACTGAGATTACATATATTAAGGCTGCACCTATGGGTGACCCTATAGAATATAGAATTTGGGGATATGAATTAACTCTTCGAAAAGATGATGGGGCGAAGATTGAAGTAGAATTAGTGGAAAAAAGAGAAGGTAAAAAAGAAACAGGAGAACATAAATCTTCTAATTTTACTAACCATCCTCATATTGGTGAATCAGGAATTTACCACGTAAAACAGCGTGGGGAAACAATAGAAAAAGGACAGTTAATAACTTTCGGATTGGCAGGAAATCAGAACTGTGGAAAGACTACTTTGTTTAATCAGCTTACAGGCTCTAACCAGCACGTTGGAAATTTTCCGGGAGTTACGGTAGACAGAAAAGATGGTCAGATAAGAGGCCAGGAAAACACAATGGTTGTGGATTTGCCGGGAATTTATTCCATGTCACCTTATACAAGCGAAGAAATTGTATCAAGGGAATATTTCTTAAATGAGCGACCACGTGGAATAATTAATATAGTAGATGCAACTAATATAGAACGAAATATGTATCTTACAATGCAGTTAATAGAGCTTGATATACCAATGGTTCTTGCTCTTAATATGATGGATGAGGTAACTGCTAACGGTGGAACAATTGATGTTAATAAGCTAGAGGCAACACTTGGAATTCCGGTTATACCTATTTCTGCAGCAAAGAATGAAGGTGTAGATGAATTAATTGAACACGCTATGCATGTGGCAGTTCATAGAGAAAGACCGGGACGAATGGATTTTTGTGATGCTGATGGAGAAGACCATGGTGCAGTTCATAGATGCATTCATTCTATTATGCATCTTATTGATGATCATGCACATAGCAATTTGGTGCCTATTAGATTTGCAGCAAGCAAAATAATAGAAGGTGATACAGATATAATTGATCGTTTAAAGCTTGAGCAAAATGAAAAAGAAATGATTGAACATATTATTGTTCAGATGGAAAATGAAAGTGGAATGGATAGACTTTCAGCCCTTGCAAAAATGCGTTTTACATTTATAGACAAGGTATGCAAGTCAACTGTTGTAAAACCAAGGGAGAGTAAAGAGCATTTAAGAAGTCAAAAAATAGACAAAATCCTTACAGGAAAATATACAGCAATTCCTGCTTTTGCAGTAATAATGGCATTGATTTTCTGGTTAACATTTGGTGTTATAGGAAACAGACTTCAGGCACTTATGGATATGGGAATAAGTTATTTAAGTGATTTATGCAGCAGTGCAATGGTCGGTGCCAATGTTAATGAAGTTTTGCAGTCACTAGTTATTAACGGAATTTTCGTAGGCGTAGGTAGTGTTTTAAGTTTTTTACCTATCATAGTTGTTTTGTTTTTCTTCCTATCATTGTTGGAAGACAGTGGATATATGGCAAGAATTGCCTTTGTAATGGATAAGCTTTTAAGAAAAATAGGTTTATCAGGAAGAAGTTTTGTACCTATGATTATAGGTTTTGGTTGTTCAGTTCCTGCTATTATGGCAACAAGAACTTTACCTTCAGAGCGAGACAGAAAGATGACTATTATGCTGACACCGTTTATGAGTTGTTCGGCAAAGATTCCAATTTATGCGTTTTTTACTGCAGCATTCTTCCCACAAAATGGAACAATGGTAATGATTGGTCTTTATTTTACGGGAATAATAGTTGCAATATTGTACGCATTAGTATTAGACAAAACTAAGTTTAAAGGTGAACCGGTTCCTTTTGTTATGGAACTTCCAAACTACAGAATGCCGGGAGCTAAAAGTGTGTTAAGACTTATATGGGATAAAGCAAAAGACTTTATTACCAGAGCATTTACGGTAATATTTATTGCTTCTCTTATTATATGGTTCCTTCAGACATTTAGCATTACATTTAATATAGTGTCTGATTCTAAAGATAGTATTCTTGCATTAATAGGCGGTGTAATAGCACCAATATTTGCACCACTGGGATTTGGAGACTGGAGAGCATCAACAGCCCTTATAACAGGATTTACAGCAAAGGAAAGTGTTGTAAGTACTATGACAGTGCTTTTAGGAGGAAGTCCTGTGGCAACAATGTTTAACACACATAATGCAATAGTATTTTTAGTATTTACACTTTTGTATACTCCGTGTGTTGCAGCCATTACTTCAGTAAAAAGAGAACTGGGTGGAAAATGGGCTATTGGAGTTGTGGCATTACAGTGTGGAATGGCTTGGATAATAGCTTTTCTGGTTAATCTGATTCTTATAGTTGCAGGTGTTTAA
- a CDS encoding N-acetylmuramoyl-L-alanine amidase family protein, whose protein sequence is MKNRRRKKKKSLLKRIFIFLLIVAVAAVALIGARYFINRQKVVKLDEIEMPDWIKSEIIEVDGTSRSGEKLSSVKDIVVHYVGNPGSTAEQNRNFYAGDQSNVSSHFVVGLKGEIIQCIPLSEMSAASNWRNNDTISIEVCHPDDTGKFNKKTYKSLVKLVAWLEEQCGLEDGDVIRHYDITGKECPRYFVTHEDAWKKFKQDVADYRKDEQ, encoded by the coding sequence ATGAAAAACAGAAGAAGAAAAAAGAAGAAAAGCTTATTAAAGAGAATATTTATTTTTCTTTTAATTGTGGCAGTTGCCGCAGTGGCACTTATAGGGGCAAGGTACTTTATTAACAGACAGAAAGTTGTAAAACTGGATGAGATTGAAATGCCGGACTGGATTAAGTCGGAAATTATTGAGGTGGACGGCACTTCAAGAAGCGGTGAAAAGCTAAGTTCCGTAAAGGATATTGTGGTTCACTATGTTGGCAATCCGGGAAGTACGGCAGAACAAAATAGAAATTTTTATGCAGGGGATCAGTCTAATGTCAGTTCCCATTTTGTTGTGGGCTTAAAGGGAGAGATTATTCAATGTATTCCTTTGTCTGAAATGTCTGCAGCAAGTAATTGGCGAAACAATGACACTATTTCAATAGAGGTTTGTCATCCTGATGATACGGGAAAATTTAACAAGAAGACATACAAGTCATTGGTTAAGCTTGTGGCTTGGTTAGAGGAACAGTGTGGACTGGAAGATGGGGACGTTATAAGGCATTATGACATTACAGGAAAAGAGTGTCCAAGATATTTTGTAACCCATGAGGATGCGTGGAAGAAGTTTAAGCAGGATGTGGCAGATTATAGAAAGGATGAACAGTAA
- a CDS encoding sensor histidine kinase yields the protein MKTLILIFHLLVCIFEIWMLSDFYDAFLGYKNKGKKRNIFIVLCFALIIFAINSFNNTVLNLSVVPFMYFLLAVVGFSGNIYKKIFGTFIGTVVLMGTELIVVGALSVTSQQLIESSMMYEPSAIMLTVIVKIVTLMVFAVIKQFVAKEGTNMDGATFMLYMVLPLSSIGIMFSIAFCNIDFGNVTLAKYCLAIFCILLMAGNGTAFYAYNRYAKLCMEREINKRTVLMQEMELENYKKINQANDKYMELLHNSNHYMRTVYGLLEQDNKDEAINIMDSVLTEYEEGELIEYSTNSILNTILSEYYDKSKTNHIEFNIFVEPGFNIECVESMDLVAMVSNLISNAYEAALKSDEKKIKVQMYMQNDGSFIIIKIENSFSGEIVSQGDRLLTTKKDGNIHGVGIESVEKVAEKYDGWVSTSWGNKSFRTMLVLNNSYVV from the coding sequence ATGAAAACGTTGATTTTGATTTTCCATTTATTAGTGTGTATATTTGAAATATGGATGCTATCTGATTTTTATGATGCCTTTTTAGGCTATAAAAATAAAGGAAAAAAGAGAAATATATTTATAGTATTATGTTTTGCATTAATTATTTTTGCAATTAATAGCTTTAATAATACAGTATTAAATCTGTCAGTTGTGCCGTTTATGTATTTTTTGTTAGCTGTAGTAGGTTTTAGTGGAAACATATACAAAAAAATATTTGGAACTTTCATAGGCACGGTAGTTCTTATGGGAACAGAATTAATTGTTGTGGGAGCATTAAGTGTAACATCCCAGCAGTTAATTGAAAGCAGTATGATGTATGAACCTTCAGCCATAATGTTAACTGTAATTGTAAAAATAGTTACCCTTATGGTGTTTGCCGTTATTAAACAGTTTGTGGCAAAAGAAGGAACAAATATGGATGGGGCAACATTTATGCTCTATATGGTTTTGCCGTTGTCGAGTATTGGAATTATGTTTTCCATAGCTTTTTGCAATATTGATTTTGGAAATGTAACTTTAGCAAAATACTGTCTTGCAATATTTTGTATTCTGCTTATGGCAGGAAATGGAACAGCATTTTATGCCTATAACAGATATGCAAAACTTTGTATGGAAAGAGAAATTAATAAGCGTACAGTTCTTATGCAGGAAATGGAGCTTGAAAATTATAAGAAGATTAATCAGGCAAATGATAAGTATATGGAATTATTACATAATTCAAATCATTATATGAGGACTGTGTATGGATTGTTAGAACAGGATAATAAAGATGAAGCAATAAACATTATGGATTCTGTTTTGACCGAATATGAAGAGGGTGAGCTTATTGAATATAGTACGAATTCTATACTTAATACTATTTTAAGCGAATATTATGATAAGTCTAAAACCAATCATATAGAATTTAACATTTTCGTTGAACCGGGATTTAATATTGAGTGTGTTGAGTCCATGGATCTTGTAGCAATGGTTAGTAATTTGATTTCAAATGCATATGAAGCAGCACTGAAAAGTGACGAGAAGAAAATAAAAGTTCAAATGTATATGCAAAATGACGGAAGTTTTATTATAATAAAGATAGAAAATTCATTTAGTGGGGAGATAGTAAGTCAGGGTGACAGGTTGCTTACAACAAAGAAAGACGGAAATATTCACGGCGTAGGAATTGAAAGCGTTGAAAAAGTTGCAGAAAAATATGATGGTTGGGTTTCTACATCATGGGGCAATAAAAGTTTTAGGACAATGTTAGTACTTAATAATTCTTATGTTGTGTAA
- a CDS encoding LytR/AlgR family response regulator transcription factor: protein MFNVAICDDDKNFIQYVEDIIKELGYAEDVKFFEYLSGEEFLFDIDERGDLDLVVLDIQMGETDGNQVSVELRKRYKSTTLVFCSGYFKPSPENIKVSPFRFLLKEYSRERMVSEFKEIFEYLMNNKDEPSIVCRGERSQVQVYANEIMYIEISKRGTKVHTLNKGGLVEKVYSCKKSLDFLYELFKESNFAYAHNSYIVNLKYVKKLYSEELKLVDGQVLSVSRTKIKNLRKQVTEYFERKYR from the coding sequence ATGTTTAATGTTGCAATATGTGATGATGACAAAAATTTTATACAGTACGTTGAAGATATAATTAAGGAATTAGGATATGCGGAAGATGTAAAGTTTTTTGAATATCTGTCAGGTGAGGAATTTCTTTTTGACATAGATGAACGTGGGGATTTGGACTTAGTTGTTTTGGATATTCAAATGGGTGAAACAGACGGAAATCAGGTTTCTGTTGAACTTAGAAAAAGATATAAAAGTACAACTTTAGTTTTCTGTTCAGGATATTTTAAACCATCTCCGGAGAATATTAAAGTTTCGCCTTTTAGATTTTTATTAAAGGAATATTCAAGAGAGAGAATGGTAAGTGAGTTTAAAGAAATTTTTGAATATTTAATGAACAATAAAGATGAGCCTTCGATTGTATGTCGGGGAGAAAGAAGTCAGGTCCAGGTGTATGCTAATGAAATTATGTATATTGAAATTTCTAAGAGAGGAACAAAAGTACATACATTAAACAAAGGTGGTCTGGTAGAAAAAGTGTATTCCTGTAAAAAGAGTTTAGATTTTTTGTACGAATTGTTTAAGGAAAGTAATTTCGCTTATGCACATAACAGTTATATTGTTAATTTGAAATATGTAAAAAAGCTTTACTCTGAGGAACTAAAATTAGTTGATGGTCAGGTTTTATCAGTTTCAAGAACGAAGATTAAGAATTTAAGAAAACAGGTTACAGAGTATTTTGAGAGAAAATATAGGTAG
- a CDS encoding accessory gene regulator B family protein: protein MIEKLTNYIVDCQIASGKIKEEEGSVYRYGYTLFFEKLINIAIALIICLITGKWLAVGLFLLAVIPFRSFAGGWHAKEFWQCVILSNLMIVIMLICIEKLCITKEIVYVIFEVITLLALIFIIPTQNPNKKLSQNELKKYKKVSFIIWLVQCCLLVVFFVYKSYQFSTIMLYTHIVIVIAAVAQTMSEIKNR from the coding sequence ATGATTGAAAAGTTAACCAATTATATTGTGGATTGCCAAATTGCTTCCGGAAAAATCAAAGAGGAAGAAGGTAGCGTGTATCGATACGGATACACGCTATTTTTTGAAAAATTAATCAATATAGCCATAGCTTTAATAATTTGTTTAATAACAGGTAAGTGGCTTGCGGTAGGACTTTTTCTTCTTGCAGTTATTCCGTTTAGAAGTTTTGCAGGAGGCTGGCATGCAAAAGAGTTTTGGCAATGTGTGATTTTATCTAATTTGATGATAGTCATAATGCTAATTTGTATTGAAAAATTATGTATAACCAAAGAAATAGTATATGTAATTTTTGAAGTAATAACACTTTTAGCACTTATTTTTATAATACCAACACAGAATCCTAACAAAAAATTGTCGCAAAATGAATTAAAAAAATATAAAAAAGTTTCATTTATTATATGGTTAGTACAATGTTGTTTGTTAGTTGTATTTTTTGTTTACAAAAGTTATCAATTTTCCACTATAATGTTGTATACTCATATTGTTATAGTAATCGCAGCGGTAGCTCAGACTATGAGCGAAATAAAAAACAGATAG
- a CDS encoding cyclic lactone autoinducer peptide — protein MKKLISKLGVLANCMALMLVIQSANTACAWIVHQPEFPEQASKFKKVK, from the coding sequence ATGAAGAAATTAATTTCTAAATTAGGAGTTTTAGCAAACTGTATGGCTTTAATGTTAGTTATTCAGAGTGCTAACACAGCTTGCGCATGGATTGTTCATCAGCCTGAATTTCCAGAACAGGCAAGCAAGTTTAAAAAGGTAAAATAA
- a CDS encoding polysaccharide deacetylase family protein, with translation MSSSERIPLMKRSILWLVILIMIAGATYIYEKDLFSNGLEAITVSTNGKKLPIYRVNTDKPMVALSFDAAWGNEDTQKILDILKKYKINVTFFMTGGWVESYPDDVKAIKAAGHDLGNHSEHHKHMPQLSNSSICDELNSVTEKVEKLTNTKMCLFRPPYGDYNNALIEQAKNCGYYTIQWDVDSLDWKNYGVEPIVNTVLNHKSLRNGSIILMHNGAKYTAQALPKVIEGLQEKGFQIVPISKLIYKDNYHMEPDGSQVKDGE, from the coding sequence ATGTCATCTTCAGAACGAATCCCACTTATGAAAAGAAGTATTTTATGGCTTGTTATTCTTATTATGATAGCCGGTGCTACATATATTTACGAAAAAGATTTATTTAGCAACGGACTTGAAGCCATTACCGTTTCTACTAATGGCAAGAAGCTTCCCATTTATCGCGTTAACACTGACAAACCTATGGTTGCACTGTCTTTTGACGCTGCATGGGGAAATGAAGATACTCAGAAAATCCTTGATATTTTAAAGAAATATAAGATTAATGTAACTTTCTTTATGACCGGTGGTTGGGTCGAAAGCTACCCTGATGATGTAAAAGCCATAAAAGCAGCCGGACACGATTTGGGAAATCACAGCGAACACCACAAGCACATGCCACAGCTTAGCAACTCTTCCATTTGTGACGAATTAAACTCCGTAACCGAGAAAGTTGAAAAGCTTACTAACACTAAAATGTGTCTTTTCCGTCCACCTTACGGTGACTACAACAATGCCCTTATTGAACAGGCGAAAAATTGTGGCTACTACACAATCCAATGGGATGTTGACTCTCTTGACTGGAAAAATTATGGCGTTGAACCAATTGTAAACACAGTTTTAAACCACAAATCACTAAGAAACGGCTCCATCATCCTTATGCATAACGGTGCCAAATACACCGCCCAAGCTCTGCCTAAAGTAATAGAAGGACTGCAGGAAAAAGGCTTTCAGATTGTGCCGATTTCTAAATTAATCTATAAGGACAATTATCATATGGAACCTGACGGAAGCCAGGTAAAAGATGGGGAATAG
- a CDS encoding aldose epimerase family protein, translating into MVSIENFGMLSNGQQVKKYTIKNKKEEYVELLDFGATIHSINVLDKKGNIGDVVLGINKASDLEKNSFAGITIGRCANRIEYGKCVIDGKEIQLERNLFGKHFLHGASGNYGFRHFEGKINEEENSVSFYLQDKGEGGFNCNVDAEITFKFDNDSNLKISYKMIPYGTTILCPTNHTYFNLNGGDVRKLKLQINSDKIVNRKEEGLVTSGTHSVIGTPADFTKMRTIMEAMDSDDGTYFERTPKRFDEVYVLSKNVNKKVASLYDDITGREVDVYTDAEALIIFNGIAENDSPQKNNIIYKGYCGFCMETQFVPNAINCKGFSLPVFRKGEQLISETIYSFKVIRD; encoded by the coding sequence ATGGTAAGTATAGAAAATTTTGGAATGTTAAGTAACGGACAACAGGTTAAAAAATATACTATAAAAAACAAAAAAGAAGAATATGTAGAGTTATTGGATTTTGGCGCAACAATTCATAGTATTAATGTTCTAGATAAAAAAGGAAACATTGGAGATGTTGTTTTAGGAATAAATAAAGCCAGTGACCTTGAAAAAAATTCATTCGCAGGAATAACCATAGGAAGGTGCGCTAATAGAATTGAATATGGAAAATGTGTGATTGATGGAAAAGAAATTCAATTGGAAAGAAATTTATTTGGAAAACATTTTTTGCACGGTGCAAGTGGAAACTACGGATTTAGACATTTTGAAGGAAAGATAAATGAAGAGGAAAATAGTGTATCTTTCTATTTACAGGATAAAGGAGAAGGTGGCTTTAATTGTAATGTAGATGCAGAGATAACATTTAAATTTGATAATGATTCAAATTTGAAAATAAGTTATAAAATGATTCCTTATGGGACTACAATATTATGTCCTACAAACCACACATATTTCAACCTGAATGGAGGAGATGTGAGAAAACTGAAATTACAGATAAATTCTGATAAAATAGTTAACAGAAAAGAGGAAGGGCTTGTAACAAGTGGCACTCATTCAGTTATAGGAACTCCGGCAGATTTTACCAAAATGAGAACAATAATGGAAGCAATGGATTCTGACGATGGAACTTATTTTGAAAGAACACCTAAAAGATTTGATGAAGTATATGTATTGTCTAAGAATGTAAATAAGAAAGTAGCAAGTTTATATGATGACATTACAGGTAGAGAAGTTGATGTTTATACAGATGCGGAAGCATTGATAATATTTAACGGAATAGCAGAAAATGATAGTCCTCAAAAGAATAATATAATATACAAAGGATATTGTGGATTTTGTATGGAAACTCAGTTTGTTCCTAATGCAATTAATTGCAAGGGATTTAGTTTGCCTGTGTTTAGAAAAGGTGAACAATTAATTTCAGAAACCATATATTCTTTTAAGGTAATAAGAGATTAA
- a CDS encoding SDR family NAD(P)-dependent oxidoreductase, which translates to MNVVITGAAGGLGIEIAKQTLERNDNVWAFDIKKNLKIEELEDSEYSDNLHFFECDISSTEDVANKLKVLKNCITEIDEIYNCAGFIRPQDRVPLEETDLDAIAKVVDINAVGFLRIIKELLPLINAQTKIICVTSEAGSIGANHRSQEYSYAMSKCAENMACVILQKYFDEKIPGARVVCLHPGWLKTTMGGGNIAEVNPSDSAKDLMKIASDIDTISRKEMFIDHRRNKMPW; encoded by the coding sequence ATGAATGTAGTTATTACCGGGGCAGCAGGAGGCTTAGGAATAGAAATTGCAAAACAGACATTAGAAAGAAATGATAATGTTTGGGCATTTGATATTAAGAAGAACTTAAAAATTGAAGAATTGGAAGATTCAGAATATTCAGATAATTTGCATTTTTTTGAATGCGATATTTCTTCTACGGAGGATGTTGCTAATAAATTAAAAGTATTAAAAAATTGTATAACTGAAATTGACGAAATATACAATTGTGCAGGATTTATAAGACCACAGGATAGAGTTCCCCTTGAAGAAACAGATTTGGATGCAATAGCAAAAGTTGTGGATATTAATGCTGTTGGTTTTTTAAGAATCATAAAAGAATTGTTGCCATTAATAAATGCACAAACGAAAATAATTTGTGTAACTTCTGAGGCAGGAAGCATAGGAGCAAATCACAGAAGTCAGGAATATAGTTATGCAATGTCTAAGTGCGCTGAGAATATGGCATGTGTTATTTTACAAAAATATTTTGATGAAAAAATACCTGGAGCAAGGGTGGTATGTCTTCATCCCGGATGGTTAAAAACAACTATGGGTGGTGGAAACATAGCAGAGGTAAATCCTAGTGATAGTGCAAAAGACTTAATGAAAATTGCAAGTGATATTGACACAATATCAAGAAAAGAGATGTTTATAGATCACAGAAGAAATAAAATGCCATGGTAG